One genomic window of Comamonas serinivorans includes the following:
- the hemC gene encoding hydroxymethylbilane synthase, with protein MTTLTIATRESRLALWQAQHVQARLQQCGHAVALLGMTTTGDQILDRTLSKVGGKGLFVKELEAALAQGQADLAVHSLKDVPMELPEGFDLACVMAREDPRDAWVSPHHADLASLPADAVVGTSSLRRTVGLRAQFARLGRTDIRIEPLRGNLDTRLRKLDDGQYHGIVLAAAGLKRLGLQARIRFEFAVDDMLPAAGQGALGIEVMRARTELQAQLWPLADVRTWVAVAAERAVSRAMGGSCSMPLAAHARWLPDAAGLPGEQLRVDAAWGDPEGAPVLVEARTEGTFSGLQTLQPGGQAELAPLLAAAAALGERVAADLRAAGAH; from the coding sequence TTGACCACCTTGACCATTGCCACCCGAGAAAGCCGCCTGGCGCTGTGGCAAGCCCAGCACGTTCAGGCCCGGCTGCAGCAGTGCGGGCATGCGGTGGCCTTGCTGGGCATGACCACCACGGGCGACCAGATTTTGGACCGCACGCTGTCCAAGGTGGGCGGTAAAGGCCTGTTCGTCAAAGAGCTGGAAGCCGCCCTGGCGCAGGGCCAGGCCGACCTGGCCGTGCACTCCCTCAAGGACGTGCCCATGGAGCTGCCCGAGGGCTTTGACCTGGCCTGCGTGATGGCGCGCGAAGACCCGCGCGATGCCTGGGTGTCGCCACACCATGCTGACCTGGCCTCGTTGCCGGCGGACGCGGTGGTCGGCACCTCCAGCCTGCGGCGCACCGTGGGCCTGCGGGCCCAGTTCGCCCGCCTGGGGCGCACCGACATCCGCATCGAACCCCTGCGCGGCAACCTCGACACGCGCTTGCGCAAGCTGGACGACGGGCAGTACCACGGCATCGTGCTGGCGGCGGCCGGGCTCAAGCGCCTGGGGCTGCAGGCGCGCATCCGTTTCGAGTTCGCCGTGGACGACATGCTGCCCGCCGCCGGCCAGGGCGCGCTCGGCATCGAGGTGATGCGCGCGCGCACCGAGCTGCAGGCCCAGCTCTGGCCCCTTGCCGATGTGCGCACCTGGGTGGCGGTGGCGGCTGAGCGCGCCGTCAGCCGGGCCATGGGCGGCAGCTGCTCGATGCCGCTGGCTGCGCATGCGCGCTGGCTGCCCGATGCGGCCGGCCTGCCGGGCGAGCAGCTGCGGGTCGATGCAGCCTGGGGCGACCCCGAGGGCGCACCCGTGCTGGTAGAGGCCCGCACAGAGGGCACCTTCAGCGGCCTGCAGACCCTGCAGC
- a CDS encoding sensor histidine kinase, whose protein sequence is MTSRTPAKPVRDAARASGAADSVGVSSSVLLFDACHAGVVLRVVLAVELVVAVAAMFVTDEPWTWVTQVSLWTAGVLPGCLLWLVLACALKQGLARLPTWLQYACGAALGMLAGLFAVLGLYHLGLLAEVRGVAGACSGAMAAAVLMSDLQLRARGREPAAARARLAELQSRIRPHFLFNTLNSAIALIRESPRQAERVLEDLAELFRHVLGEARETTTLAAELDLAQRYLEIEQVRFGDRLRLHWHVDESAGEARLPPLVLQPLVENTIRHGVEPSVSGAQVWVSTQRRGDTVVIKVRNSLPGGAGQPGNGLALANVRERLALLHDVQSSFRAGLVATGVYEVRIRIPLEGGSTQWPVTRVQPRPDKHKEETP, encoded by the coding sequence TTGACCTCGCGGACACCGGCCAAGCCGGTGCGCGATGCCGCACGCGCCTCGGGGGCGGCGGACAGCGTGGGCGTGTCCTCCAGCGTGCTGCTGTTCGATGCCTGCCATGCCGGGGTCGTGCTGCGCGTGGTGCTGGCCGTGGAGCTGGTGGTGGCCGTGGCGGCCATGTTCGTGACCGACGAACCCTGGACCTGGGTCACCCAGGTGTCGCTGTGGACCGCCGGTGTGCTGCCAGGGTGCCTGCTGTGGCTGGTGCTGGCCTGTGCGCTCAAGCAGGGCCTGGCCCGGTTGCCGACCTGGCTGCAGTACGCCTGCGGCGCGGCGCTGGGCATGCTGGCCGGCCTGTTCGCCGTGCTGGGCCTCTACCACCTGGGCCTGCTGGCCGAGGTGCGCGGGGTGGCTGGGGCCTGCAGCGGGGCCATGGCGGCGGCCGTGCTGATGTCCGACCTGCAGCTGCGTGCACGCGGCCGCGAGCCGGCGGCGGCCCGCGCGCGGCTGGCCGAGTTGCAATCGCGCATCCGCCCGCACTTCCTGTTCAACACGCTGAACTCGGCCATCGCGCTGATCCGCGAGTCCCCGCGTCAGGCCGAACGCGTGCTCGAAGACCTGGCCGAGCTGTTCCGCCACGTGCTGGGTGAGGCGCGCGAAACGACCACCCTGGCGGCGGAGCTGGACCTGGCGCAGCGCTACCTCGAGATCGAACAGGTGCGGTTTGGCGACCGGCTGCGGCTGCACTGGCACGTCGACGAGTCGGCCGGCGAGGCCAGGCTGCCGCCGCTGGTGCTGCAGCCGCTGGTGGAGAACACCATCCGCCATGGCGTCGAGCCCAGCGTGTCGGGCGCGCAGGTGTGGGTCAGCACCCAGCGCCGGGGCGACACCGTGGTCATCAAGGTGCGCAATTCGCTGCCCGGCGGCGCCGGTCAGCCCGGCAACGGCCTGGCCCTGGCGAACGTGCGCGAACGGCTGGCCCTGCTGCACGATGTACAAAGCAGTTTTCGAGCGGGCCTGGTGGCCACCGGGGTGTACGAGGTGCGCATCCGCATCCCGCTCGAAGGCGGATCCACGCAATGGCCGGTGACCCGGGTGCAGCCCCGGCCAGACAAACACAAGGAGGAGACCCCATGA
- a CDS encoding LytR/AlgR family response regulator transcription factor, whose translation MTLKVLLVDDEPLARARMKTLLADCTQPAAEVTGEAAESAHALALMRTGHYDVALLDIHMPGLSGVALAHALRTFPHPPAIVFVTAHAEHAAAAFDLDAADYLTKPVRLERLQKALQKAAAQHPSGRGALPGDDPDVLMIQERNRVLRLQASEILYIRSELKYLTVRTLTQSYLADGSLSDLEQRWGPRFVRTHRSVLVARRAMQALERAIDSSQGEAWMLRIAGIDELMPVSRRQLTQVRHALSQP comes from the coding sequence ATGACGCTCAAGGTCCTGCTGGTGGATGACGAGCCCCTGGCTCGCGCCCGCATGAAAACCCTGCTCGCCGACTGCACCCAGCCGGCGGCCGAAGTCACAGGCGAGGCGGCCGAAAGCGCCCACGCGCTGGCGCTGATGCGCACCGGGCATTACGACGTGGCCTTGCTCGACATCCACATGCCGGGCCTCAGCGGCGTGGCGCTGGCCCACGCCCTGCGCACCTTCCCCCATCCGCCGGCCATCGTGTTCGTCACCGCCCATGCCGAACACGCGGCGGCGGCCTTTGACCTCGATGCGGCCGACTACCTGACCAAGCCCGTGCGCCTGGAGCGGCTGCAGAAGGCGCTGCAGAAAGCAGCGGCCCAGCATCCCTCGGGGCGGGGCGCGTTGCCGGGCGATGACCCGGACGTGCTGATGATTCAGGAGCGCAACCGGGTGCTGCGCCTGCAGGCCAGCGAGATCCTCTACATCCGCTCCGAGCTGAAGTACCTCACGGTGCGCACGCTGACGCAAAGCTACCTGGCCGATGGGTCGCTGAGCGACCTGGAGCAGCGCTGGGGCCCGCGCTTCGTGCGCACCCACCGCAGCGTGTTGGTGGCGCGTCGGGCCATGCAGGCGCTGGAGCGGGCCATCGACAGCAGCCAGGGCGAAGCCTGGATGCTGCGCATCGCGGGCATCGACGAGCTGATGCCGGTCTCGCGCCGCCAGCTCACGCAGGTGCGGCACGCCTTGAGTCAGCCTTGA
- the argH gene encoding argininosuccinate lyase, producing the protein MSTNQLDKKSEGWSALFSEPMSELVQRYTASVFFDKRLWRADIAGSLAHADMLAAQGIIGASDLAAIQRGMAQITQEIEGGQFDWKLALEDVHLNIEARLTQLVGDAGKRLHTGRSRNDQVATDIRLWLRDEIDAIRGLLRELQAALVDVASRHVNVILPGFTHLQVAQPVSFAHHLLAYVEMFARDEARLGDVRSRVNLLPLGSAALAGTTYPLDRERVARTLGMDGVCQNSLDAVSDRDFAIEFTAAASLVMVHVSRLSEELILWMSQNFAFIKIADRFTTGSSIMPQKKNPDVPELARGKTGRVVGHLMGLITLMKGQPLAYNKDNQEDKEPLFDTVDTLKDTLRIFAEMIGGQAQADGSKAGGITVNADAMRAAALKGFATATDLADYLVKKGLPFRDAHETVAEAVKAASDRGCDLTDLPLETLQRFNASIEADVYEVLTLEGSLQARNTLGGTAPAQVQQQIARHQARLSGA; encoded by the coding sequence ATGTCCACAAATCAACTCGACAAAAAGTCCGAAGGCTGGTCCGCCTTGTTTTCCGAGCCCATGAGCGAGCTCGTGCAGCGCTACACGGCCAGCGTGTTCTTCGACAAGCGCCTGTGGCGCGCCGACATCGCCGGCAGCCTGGCCCACGCCGACATGCTGGCCGCCCAGGGCATCATCGGCGCGAGCGATCTCGCGGCCATCCAGCGCGGCATGGCCCAGATCACGCAGGAGATCGAAGGCGGTCAGTTCGACTGGAAACTGGCCCTGGAAGACGTGCACCTCAACATCGAGGCCCGCCTGACCCAGCTGGTCGGCGACGCGGGCAAGCGCCTGCACACGGGACGCAGCCGCAACGACCAGGTGGCCACCGACATCCGCCTGTGGCTGCGCGACGAGATCGACGCCATTCGCGGCCTGCTGCGCGAGCTGCAAGCCGCCCTGGTCGACGTGGCCTCGCGCCACGTGAACGTCATCCTGCCGGGCTTCACCCACCTGCAGGTCGCCCAGCCCGTGAGCTTTGCGCACCACCTGCTGGCCTACGTCGAGATGTTTGCCCGCGATGAAGCGCGCCTGGGCGACGTGCGCAGCCGCGTCAACCTGCTGCCGCTGGGCTCGGCCGCGCTGGCCGGCACCACCTACCCCCTGGACCGCGAGCGCGTGGCGCGCACGCTGGGCATGGATGGCGTGTGCCAGAACAGCCTGGACGCCGTCAGCGACCGCGACTTCGCAATCGAGTTCACGGCGGCGGCCAGCCTGGTCATGGTGCACGTGTCGCGCCTGTCGGAAGAGCTGATCCTGTGGATGAGCCAGAACTTCGCGTTCATCAAGATCGCCGACCGCTTCACCACCGGCTCGTCCATCATGCCGCAGAAGAAGAACCCCGACGTGCCCGAGCTGGCACGCGGCAAGACCGGGCGCGTGGTTGGCCACCTGATGGGCTTGATCACCTTGATGAAGGGCCAGCCCCTGGCCTACAACAAGGACAACCAAGAAGACAAGGAGCCCCTGTTCGACACCGTGGACACGCTCAAGGACACGCTGCGCATCTTTGCCGAGATGATCGGCGGACAGGCCCAGGCGGACGGCAGCAAGGCCGGCGGCATCACCGTCAATGCCGACGCCATGCGCGCGGCCGCGCTCAAGGGCTTTGCCACCGCCACCGACCTGGCCGACTACCTGGTCAAGAAAGGCCTGCCCTTCCGCGATGCGCACGAAACCGTGGCCGAAGCGGTGAAGGCCGCCAGCGACCGGGGCTGCGACCTGACCGACCTGCCGCTGGAGACCCTGCAGCGGTTCAACGCCTCGATCGAGGCCGACGTCTACGAGGTGTTGACGCTGGAAGGCAGCCTGCAGGCGCGCAACACGCTGGGCGGCACCGCGCCTGCCCAGGTGCAGCAGCAGATTGCCCGCCATCAAGCCCGCTTGAGCGGCGCGTGA